In Burkholderiales bacterium, a single genomic region encodes these proteins:
- the imuA gene encoding translesion DNA synthesis-associated protein ImuA, with translation MMASALSPLLQHPALWRGDALAPVAVPGLASGYPALDAELPGGGWPVGALTELLLDREGIGELRLLMPALAGLTRAGRWVAWVAPPHLPYAPALAAAGVVLSRLLVVGRSHPREAWWAAEQALRAGVMGAVVCWPGEIDGRALRRLQLAAEAGRSAGFLFRPLQAAEAPSPAALRLALAPKGGGLVLRILKRRGAAATLPLHLRFSAPLSRLGEGGEEGAGSAFTPTLPPGGGEGRQAA, from the coding sequence ATGATGGCCTCTGCGCTTTCCCCTTTGTTGCAGCACCCAGCCCTGTGGCGGGGGGATGCCCTCGCCCCAGTGGCCGTGCCCGGTCTGGCCAGCGGCTACCCGGCGCTGGATGCCGAGCTGCCCGGGGGTGGCTGGCCGGTGGGGGCGCTCACCGAGCTGCTCCTGGACCGGGAGGGGATAGGGGAGCTGCGGCTGCTCATGCCGGCGCTGGCGGGCCTCACCCGCGCGGGGCGCTGGGTCGCCTGGGTGGCGCCGCCCCATCTGCCCTATGCGCCTGCTCTGGCGGCGGCGGGCGTTGTGCTTTCCCGTCTGCTGGTGGTGGGCAGAAGCCATCCCCGGGAGGCGTGGTGGGCGGCGGAGCAGGCCCTGCGGGCCGGCGTCATGGGGGCGGTGGTGTGCTGGCCGGGGGAGATCGACGGGCGGGCCCTGCGCCGGCTGCAGCTTGCGGCCGAAGCGGGGAGGTCGGCGGGTTTCCTTTTCCGTCCCCTGCAGGCGGCGGAGGCGCCCTCGCCGGCCGCCTTGCGGCTGGCGCTGGCACCCAAAGGCGGCGGGCTTGTCCTGCGCATCCTCAAACGCCGCGGGGCGGCGGCAACCCTTCCCCTCCACCTGCGTTTTTCCGCGCCCCTTTCCCGGCTGGGGGAAGGCGGGGAGGAGGGCGCAGGCAGCGCCTTCACTCCCACCCTCCCTCCAGGGGGAGGGGAGGGCCGGCAGGCCGCCTGA